A region from the Caldicellulosiruptor naganoensis genome encodes:
- a CDS encoding nucleoside deaminase — protein sequence MYIYNVMKKLIDYVSSMEDIPIAAAVLKDGEIISIQKNDSKNAIFHAEILAILDATSKLSTKDLRGCEMVVTKEPCPMCMSAIVLSKVDRLYFGARDFKMGAAESCFKLSQDPNLNHKVEVIGGICEEECKALLKSFFEKRRI from the coding sequence ATGTATATATATAATGTAATGAAAAAACTAATAGATTATGTAAGTTCTATGGAAGACATTCCCATAGCGGCAGCAGTGCTCAAAGATGGTGAGATTATTAGTATACAAAAAAATGATAGCAAAAATGCCATATTTCACGCAGAAATCCTTGCGATACTTGATGCCACATCGAAGTTATCTACAAAGGACTTAAGAGGCTGCGAGATGGTTGTTACAAAAGAGCCTTGTCCTATGTGTATGAGTGCGATAGTTCTAAGTAAGGTTGATAGGCTTTACTTTGGTGCAAGGGACTTTAAAATGGGAGCTGCAGAATCTTGTTTTAAGCTTTCTCAAGATCCAAACCTAAATCATAAAGTTGAAGTAATAGGCGGAATATGCGAAGAAGAATGCAAAGCCCTTTTAAAGAGTTTTTTTGAAAAAAGAAGGATTTAA
- a CDS encoding sugar kinase, giving the protein MFDVVAFGEIMLRLSPPGYQRRIQASSFDINFGGAEANVVVALSNLGAKTAYVTLFPPNPLGDATVNYLRKFGVDTSAIVKKGKRLGIYFLEKGVGQRPSSVVYDRADSAINEVQPGDIDWERILSNTKIFFSTGITAALSENVLNELISAFRLAKQKGVKVAFDINFRSKLWSYEEAHEVISQLMPYVDILITNEEHVRRVLKIEIEREYFDGIDLKEEGQKILIEKLQSKYHNLEKVVLAARRSISSSKNIFFGYTKDADGNIVFSSKREIEVVDRVGGGDAFTAGVIYGILNGLPEKEMLELSTYMCALKHTIEGDAALVTLEEVKQVLLQDGHGLMKR; this is encoded by the coding sequence ATGTTTGATGTGGTGGCGTTTGGCGAGATAATGTTAAGACTATCTCCACCCGGATATCAGAGGAGAATACAGGCATCCTCTTTTGACATCAACTTTGGCGGTGCTGAGGCAAATGTGGTGGTTGCGCTGTCCAACTTAGGAGCAAAAACAGCGTATGTTACTTTATTTCCGCCAAATCCTCTTGGCGATGCCACAGTGAATTACCTGAGAAAATTTGGGGTTGACACAAGCGCTATTGTGAAGAAAGGTAAAAGACTTGGGATATACTTTCTTGAAAAAGGGGTTGGGCAAAGGCCATCATCTGTTGTCTATGATAGGGCAGACTCTGCAATAAATGAGGTTCAACCAGGAGATATAGATTGGGAGAGAATTTTATCTAATACCAAGATATTCTTTTCCACAGGCATCACTGCAGCGTTGTCTGAAAATGTCTTAAATGAGCTAATTTCTGCGTTTCGTCTTGCAAAGCAAAAAGGAGTAAAGGTTGCGTTTGACATAAACTTCCGTTCAAAACTCTGGAGCTATGAAGAAGCACATGAAGTAATCTCACAGCTTATGCCATATGTTGATATTCTTATTACAAATGAAGAGCATGTAAGAAGAGTGTTAAAGATCGAGATTGAAAGAGAGTATTTTGATGGGATTGACCTGAAAGAAGAAGGACAAAAGATTCTGATTGAAAAACTGCAAAGCAAATACCATAATTTAGAAAAAGTAGTTTTAGCAGCAAGAAGAAGTATATCTTCTTCTAAAAACATATTTTTTGGTTATACAAAAGATGCAGATGGTAATATAGTTTTTTCATCAAAACGAGAGATAGAAGTTGTTGACAGAGTAGGAGGCGGCGATGCATTTACAGCAGGAGTAATTTATGGGATTTTAAATGGTCTTCCTGAAAAAGAGATGCTTGAGCTGTCAACATACATGTGCGCGCTAAAGCACACCATTGAAGGCGATGCTGCACTTGTGACCCTTGAAGAAGTAAAACAAGTGCTCTTGCAAGATGGTCATGGTTTGATGAAGAGGTAA
- a CDS encoding bifunctional 2-keto-4-hydroxyglutarate aldolase/2-keto-3-deoxy-6-phosphogluconate aldolase — MEKEQVLQRIHENGLVVVVRTESKEKALKITEACIKGGASAIEITFTVPHADEIIRTLTASYSEDEILIGAGTVLDAETARIAILAGAKFVVSPYLNVEMVKLCNRYRIASMPGAMTIKEVVEALECGADVVKIFPGELFGPKIIKAYKGPIPQARLMPTGGVDLDNVDEWMKAGAFAVGVGSNITKYAANEQYDKVEEVCRQFVEKINNAKGKV; from the coding sequence ATGGAAAAAGAACAAGTTTTGCAGAGGATTCATGAAAATGGGCTGGTTGTTGTAGTAAGAACAGAATCAAAAGAGAAAGCACTTAAAATTACAGAGGCTTGTATAAAAGGTGGAGCCTCAGCAATTGAAATCACATTTACTGTTCCGCATGCTGATGAGATTATTAGAACTCTTACAGCTTCCTACAGCGAAGATGAAATACTAATCGGCGCAGGGACAGTTTTGGATGCGGAGACTGCAAGGATTGCAATACTTGCTGGTGCTAAGTTTGTTGTAAGCCCATATCTAAATGTAGAGATGGTAAAACTTTGCAACAGGTATAGAATTGCATCTATGCCCGGGGCTATGACTATTAAAGAGGTGGTTGAGGCTTTAGAGTGTGGTGCTGATGTTGTGAAGATTTTCCCCGGAGAGCTTTTTGGTCCCAAAATAATAAAAGCTTACAAAGGACCTATCCCGCAGGCAAGGCTTATGCCAACTGGTGGTGTTGACCTTGACAATGTTGATGAATGGATGAAAGCAGGAGCTTTTGCAGTTGGTGTTGGCAGCAATATTACAAAGTACGCAGCAAATGAGCAATACGATAAAGTAGAAGAGGTTTGCAGACAGTTTGTAGAAAAAATAAACAATGCAAAGGGGAAGGTATAG
- a CDS encoding divergent polysaccharide deacetylase family protein, with product MKIKRYILIVIKKAQLSQFFLPLLAICCFIVLALVYIFYNPKPQAVETSSQSQAHVALIFEDAGMDEQEVQKLLEIDPPFNVAIMPFLPFSNKIALMCSQKKKEALIHLSMEPEDQNTIWLASRSIMNNTPDDEIERIFKDAMANIPQSRGFSIHFGTLVCTNDRIVEKLCNLAKENNMIIVDSTASAKSLFPRIGKQKGVDVISHDVIVDTKNELKSIQDRFRLLFNIAKKKGFAVGIGHLGQDGGLTTIEAFKEAVKDAQRENIKFVFVSDIVKFIKQND from the coding sequence ATGAAAATAAAAAGATATATCCTCATTGTCATCAAAAAGGCACAGCTAAGCCAATTTTTTCTTCCTTTACTTGCTATCTGTTGCTTTATTGTTCTTGCTCTTGTTTATATTTTTTACAATCCAAAACCACAAGCTGTTGAAACCTCATCACAATCTCAAGCTCATGTAGCTTTAATATTCGAAGATGCAGGAATGGACGAGCAAGAGGTTCAAAAACTCTTAGAGATTGACCCTCCTTTCAATGTGGCAATTATGCCATTTTTACCCTTTTCAAATAAAATTGCTCTTATGTGCAGTCAAAAGAAAAAAGAGGCATTGATACATCTTTCTATGGAACCAGAAGACCAAAATACCATTTGGCTTGCTTCCAGAAGTATTATGAACAACACTCCTGATGATGAGATTGAGAGAATATTCAAAGATGCAATGGCAAACATTCCACAAAGTAGAGGCTTTAGTATTCATTTTGGAACACTTGTTTGTACAAATGATAGAATAGTAGAAAAGCTCTGTAACTTAGCTAAAGAAAATAACATGATAATCGTTGATTCAACTGCATCAGCAAAATCGCTATTCCCAAGAATTGGAAAGCAAAAAGGTGTGGATGTTATTTCTCACGATGTTATTGTAGATACAAAGAACGAATTAAAATCTATACAAGACCGATTTAGACTCCTTTTTAACATTGCAAAGAAAAAGGGCTTTGCAGTGGGAATAGGACATTTAGGTCAAGACGGCGGACTTACAACTATCGAGGCATTTAAAGAAGCAGTAAAAGATGCTCAAAGAGAAAATATAAAATTTGTGTTTGTATCTGATATTGTTAAATTTATTAAACAAAATGACTAA
- a CDS encoding ATP-binding protein — protein MENKFLQLVFNSSLQLVKTIEKEILSFLMREADVTAEELLEFKLIVNELLINAIIHGNKGDSSKSVKVKIGVVDKKLSYIVVEDEGEGFDIEEVFKEYTPYVEGEKIEDLYEFGRGLMIVSSLCERVKQNQKGNKIVALRRLKREQVDHV, from the coding sequence ATGGAGAATAAGTTTTTACAGCTTGTTTTTAATAGCAGTCTTCAACTTGTCAAGACAATTGAAAAGGAGATACTTTCATTTTTGATGAGAGAGGCAGATGTTACTGCGGAAGAGCTTTTAGAATTCAAACTTATTGTAAATGAGCTTTTAATAAATGCCATTATTCATGGGAACAAAGGTGATAGTTCAAAAAGTGTGAAGGTAAAAATAGGGGTTGTTGATAAAAAACTTAGTTATATTGTGGTAGAAGATGAAGGTGAAGGGTTTGATATTGAAGAAGTGTTCAAAGAGTACACACCTTATGTGGAAGGTGAGAAAATTGAGGATTTGTACGAATTTGGACGAGGACTTATGATTGTTTCTTCTCTTTGTGAGAGGGTAAAACAAAATCAAAAGGGAAATAAGATTGTCGCTCTTCGAAGGCTTAAAAGAGAACAAGTCGATCATGTTTGA
- the purR gene encoding pur operon repressor, which yields MEKAGKAERLIYITNILTQNPMKVFNLSFFCEKLNCAKSTLSEDIDLISKVFDATGQGRLETISGAAGGVYYIPIMRKEDEIEFLHFLKNELQNPERIVSGGFVYINDIVFSPEIIKKAAKIFLRLFLEKEIDYIATVEAKGIALASYVAQYFNKPLVVARSGSKFTEGSTVNISYISGTTGKIETMTMAKKAIKRGSKVLFIDDFMRGGGTVRGMKDLLSEFDSTLVGVGVLIATKDKKSIDIDYKSLLILEKLDAENKKIEFSINRDVIS from the coding sequence ATGGAAAAAGCAGGAAAAGCCGAAAGGCTTATATATATTACAAATATATTAACGCAAAATCCAATGAAAGTTTTCAATCTAAGCTTTTTTTGTGAGAAATTAAACTGTGCAAAATCCACTTTAAGTGAAGATATTGACCTTATCTCAAAGGTGTTTGACGCAACTGGTCAAGGCAGGCTTGAGACAATAAGCGGTGCTGCCGGTGGTGTTTATTACATTCCAATTATGAGAAAAGAGGATGAGATAGAGTTTTTGCACTTTTTGAAAAATGAGCTTCAGAATCCAGAGAGGATTGTATCTGGTGGTTTTGTGTATATCAACGACATTGTGTTTTCTCCAGAGATAATAAAAAAAGCGGCAAAGATTTTTTTGAGGCTTTTTTTAGAAAAGGAAATAGACTATATTGCAACTGTTGAGGCAAAAGGGATTGCGCTTGCGTCTTATGTTGCCCAGTATTTCAACAAACCCTTAGTTGTTGCGCGAAGCGGAAGTAAATTCACAGAAGGCTCCACAGTAAATATTTCGTACATCTCGGGCACAACTGGCAAGATTGAAACAATGACAATGGCAAAAAAGGCTATAAAAAGGGGTTCTAAAGTCCTGTTTATAGATGATTTTATGCGCGGTGGCGGAACTGTTCGTGGTATGAAGGACTTGCTCAGTGAGTTCGACTCTACATTGGTAGGAGTGGGGGTTTTGATTGCCACAAAAGATAAAAAGAGCATTGATATAGATTATAAAAGTCTTTTGATTTTGGAAAAACTTGATGCAGAAAATAAAAAGATTGAGTTTTCTATAAATAGGGATGTGATTTCATGA
- the spoVG gene encoding septation regulator SpoVG produces MQVTDVRIRKITNEGRMKAIVSVTFDNCFVVHDIKIIEGQNGLFIAMPSRKTPEGEFKDIAHPINQETRDMVQKAVIEKYEAVISAGE; encoded by the coding sequence ATGCAGGTGACAGATGTTAGGATTAGAAAGATTACAAATGAAGGCCGGATGAAGGCTATTGTGTCTGTGACGTTTGACAACTGTTTTGTTGTACATGACATTAAAATTATCGAGGGGCAAAATGGCTTGTTTATTGCAATGCCAAGCAGAAAGACGCCAGAAGGTGAGTTTAAAGACATTGCACACCCGATTAACCAAGAGACGCGTGATATGGTGCAAAAAGCCGTGATTGAGAAATATGAAGCTGTAATTTCAGCTGGAGAATAA
- a CDS encoding DeoR/GlpR family DNA-binding transcription regulator, protein MLSATRRQKIKEILMEKKSVTVTELCNIFNVSDETIRRDLKKLEQEGIIEKNYGGAILKEGFTIVPPISQRAKEFIEEKEKIAKEAVKRIKEGMIVILDTGTTTQQIARNLKTAQNITVITNSVNIINELVTNSNINLFLVGGKVKSSNFSIVGPEAQKSFMQFSADIAFIGTSGISLEKGLTTSDIFEAEVKKAMIESSREVIVVADSSKFLKNAMVSFCSLNKITEIITSGEIDKDLIEKFRQKGVKLTIV, encoded by the coding sequence ATGCTCTCTGCAACCAGAAGGCAGAAAATAAAGGAAATCTTAATGGAAAAAAAGAGCGTAACTGTCACAGAATTGTGCAATATATTCAACGTATCAGACGAAACAATAAGGCGTGACCTCAAGAAACTTGAGCAGGAAGGTATTATTGAAAAAAACTATGGAGGAGCAATTCTAAAAGAAGGATTTACTATTGTTCCACCTATTTCTCAAAGAGCAAAGGAATTTATAGAGGAGAAAGAGAAAATAGCAAAAGAGGCTGTGAAGAGAATTAAAGAAGGTATGATTGTAATCTTAGATACAGGTACAACTACTCAGCAGATAGCAAGAAATTTAAAGACAGCACAAAACATAACGGTGATTACAAATAGCGTAAATATTATAAACGAGCTTGTAACAAACAGCAATATTAACCTTTTCCTGGTTGGTGGTAAAGTAAAGAGTTCAAATTTTTCCATAGTAGGTCCTGAGGCGCAAAAAAGTTTTATGCAATTTAGTGCTGATATAGCGTTTATTGGAACAAGTGGAATTTCACTCGAAAAAGGACTTACCACCTCTGACATATTCGAAGCAGAGGTAAAGAAGGCAATGATTGAAAGCAGCAGAGAAGTAATAGTTGTTGCAGACAGCAGTAAGTTTTTGAAAAATGCTATGGTTTCGTTTTGCAGTTTGAATAAAATCACAGAGATTATAACCTCAGGGGAAATTGATAAGGATCTTATTGAAAAGTTTAGACAAAAAGGTGTAAAACTTACAATTGTATAA
- the murC gene encoding UDP-N-acetylmuramate--L-alanine ligase has product MNKFFLIGIGGISMSAIALILKNQGHIVEGSDMQESKTTKMLRESGINVYIGHDESHIKGDEIVIYTAAISKDNPELVKAKSMGLKVYERAEFLGMLMKAYKNVIAVAGTHGKTTTTSMIGYILKKALLNPTILVGAFVKQLGGNFCIGSNEYLVAEACEYVDSFLKFNPTIGVILNIENDHLDYFKDIDSIKESFRKFALKIPQNGFVVANLDDENVCSALKDLHQNVIYFSAKTPADFWADNITSCNGYYEFDIVSKDSKVLSHIKLNIPGFHNVYNSLAAFTVAYLLGIDTKIIKETICKFGGASRRLEKIGDLDGILLYDDYAHHPTEIQATISTLKKLANGRVIVIFQPHTFSRLKSLMPDFVKSLATADKVIVTDVYAAREKNVYGISSKDLYEKLKEAGIECEYISEFEKIAEFVLKIAQKGDIVATIGAGDINKCIELIFQKSPVKS; this is encoded by the coding sequence ATGAACAAGTTCTTTTTGATTGGCATTGGTGGAATATCAATGAGTGCAATAGCACTTATTCTTAAAAATCAGGGACATATTGTAGAAGGTTCTGATATGCAAGAAAGCAAAACTACAAAGATGCTAAGGGAAAGTGGCATCAACGTGTATATAGGGCATGATGAAAGTCACATAAAAGGCGATGAAATAGTAATTTACACAGCAGCTATTTCAAAAGACAACCCAGAGCTTGTAAAGGCAAAGAGTATGGGACTTAAAGTTTATGAAAGAGCAGAATTTCTGGGAATGCTTATGAAAGCCTATAAAAACGTCATTGCAGTTGCCGGCACACATGGAAAAACGACAACAACTTCAATGATAGGATATATTCTTAAAAAAGCACTTTTAAACCCCACAATCTTGGTTGGGGCGTTTGTAAAACAGCTTGGTGGAAATTTTTGTATTGGTTCAAATGAGTATCTGGTTGCTGAGGCATGCGAATATGTTGACAGCTTTTTAAAGTTCAATCCAACTATTGGCGTAATTTTAAACATTGAGAACGACCATTTAGATTATTTTAAAGATATAGACTCAATCAAAGAGTCGTTCAGAAAATTTGCATTAAAAATTCCTCAAAACGGTTTTGTTGTTGCAAATCTTGACGATGAAAATGTATGTTCAGCCTTGAAAGATTTGCATCAAAATGTGATATATTTTTCTGCTAAAACACCTGCAGATTTTTGGGCTGATAATATAACCTCTTGCAATGGCTACTATGAATTTGATATTGTTAGTAAAGATTCAAAAGTGCTTTCTCATATTAAACTCAACATCCCGGGATTCCATAATGTATACAACAGCCTTGCTGCTTTTACAGTTGCATACTTGTTAGGAATTGACACAAAAATTATAAAAGAAACCATTTGTAAGTTTGGTGGTGCATCGCGACGACTTGAAAAAATAGGTGATTTAGACGGCATACTTCTTTATGATGACTATGCACATCACCCAACAGAGATTCAAGCAACAATTAGCACTTTGAAAAAATTAGCAAATGGAAGGGTTATTGTAATATTCCAGCCACATACCTTCAGTAGACTCAAAAGTCTTATGCCAGATTTTGTGAAGAGCTTAGCAACAGCTGATAAGGTTATTGTAACAGATGTATATGCTGCTCGGGAAAAGAATGTATATGGTATTAGCTCAAAAGACTTATATGAAAAACTAAAAGAAGCAGGGATTGAATGTGAGTATATAAGTGAATTTGAGAAGATAGCGGAGTTTGTTTTAAAAATAGCTCAAAAAGGAGACATTGTTGCAACAATTGGTGCAGGTGATATAAATAAGTGTATAGAGCTTATTTTCCAAAAATCTCCTGTAAAGTCTTAA